The DNA region TTGCTTAGAGTCATGAAGAGTTCTTTCTCGATCGTTATAGATAAGAACGAATCACAGAGATCATATTATGCAAGAAGAAAGTAAAGGTGATTCACCCCCGACAGGGCGGCGTCTTTTGGTTCTTGGACTGACAGCCATAGGGGTTGTATACGGTGATATCGGAACGAGTCCGATTTACGCTATTAGGGAATCTTTCCATGCCTCCTATGGTCTGGAGGCCACGCCTGCTAATGTACTGGGAGTACTTTCTCTGATTTTCTGGTCGCTTATACTTGTGATCTCTATAAAATACCTGGTACTGGTTTTGCGAGCCGACAATAACGGGGAAGGAGGTATTATTGCCTTGACAGCCCTCGTCAGTCCCCCAAATCAAAAATTTCGCGGTCGAAAATGGGTGCTGGTATTAATTGGGTTGTTCGGTGCTGCGCTGTTGTACGGAGACAGCATGATAACGCCCGCCATATCTGTTCTGAGTGCTATTGAAGGTCTTCAAGTGGCTACACCCGTTTTTCAACCTTATGTTATTCCCATCACCATTTTAATTCTGATCGGCTTGTTTGCCGTGCAGTCTCACGGTACGGCGGGTGTAGGTGCAGTGTTCGGGCCAATTACACTCGTATGGTTTTTGACGCTGGCAATACTGGGCGGCTTCCAGGTTTTTCAGCACCCCGACGTGCTGGCAGCAATAAATCCCGGTTATGGTTTTGATTTCTTTTTGCGCAACAGGTGGGCAGGTTTCCTGGTACTTGGTTCGGTATTTCTTGTGGTAACCGGTGGCGAAGCTTTGTATGCCGATATAGGGCATTTCGGTCTGCGTCCCATTCGTCTCACCTGGTTTTGCGTGGTTTTACCCTCACTGCTATTAAACTATTTTGGCCAGGGCGCCCTGATCATCAGTCATCCGGAAGCAGTACACCATCCATTTTATAATCTGGTGCCGGAATGGGGTCTCTATCCGTTGGTAATACTTGCTACCGTTGCCACGATCATTGCTTCCCAAGCTGTCATCTCCGGTGCCTTTTCACTGACACAGCAGGCCGTGCAATTGGGATACCTGCCAAGATTGAAGGTACTACACACCTCTGCGAAAAGAATGGGTCAGATTTATTTACCTGTCGTCAACTGGATTCTTGCCATATCCTGTATCGGATTGGTAATCGGTTTTCGCACCTCCAGTGATTTGGCTTCAGCCTATGGTGTTGCCGTTACCACCGATATGGTCTTCACCACGGTACTATTTGCCGTAGTAGCACACAGTAAATGGGCCTGGAGCAAGTGGATAGTTGCACTGATGGGAATCGGACTTCTCACGGTAGACCTCTCCTTCTGGGGAGCCAACTTACCTAAAATTCCATCCGGGGGTTGGTTCCCACTGGTTATTGCTGGTATTATGTTTCTCGTCATGACTACCTGGAAAAGAGGTAGAAGAATTTTAAGTGACCGTTTGAGTGAAAAAATTATTTCTCACGAGGAGTTTGTAGAAATAATTCAAGAGATGAATCCTGAACGGGTTTCCGGAACCGCAATTTTTATGGATTCACACCCGGAAGGCACCCCGCATGCCCTGCTGCACAACCTGGAGCATAATAAGATTCTTCATGAACGCGTCTTTTTTCTGACTCTCATTACCAGGGAGGTACCGAGAGTGCCTAAACAGGATCGATATGAGGTGCAAGCTCTGGGAGAAAATACCTATCGTATCCTGGCTTACTACGGCTTTGCCGAAGATCCTGACGTACCAAAGCTGCTGAAACACTGTGAAGTAGAAGGTGAGGGTTTTGATATAGAG from Halalkalibaculum roseum includes:
- a CDS encoding potassium transporter Kup, giving the protein MQEESKGDSPPTGRRLLVLGLTAIGVVYGDIGTSPIYAIRESFHASYGLEATPANVLGVLSLIFWSLILVISIKYLVLVLRADNNGEGGIIALTALVSPPNQKFRGRKWVLVLIGLFGAALLYGDSMITPAISVLSAIEGLQVATPVFQPYVIPITILILIGLFAVQSHGTAGVGAVFGPITLVWFLTLAILGGFQVFQHPDVLAAINPGYGFDFFLRNRWAGFLVLGSVFLVVTGGEALYADIGHFGLRPIRLTWFCVVLPSLLLNYFGQGALIISHPEAVHHPFYNLVPEWGLYPLVILATVATIIASQAVISGAFSLTQQAVQLGYLPRLKVLHTSAKRMGQIYLPVVNWILAISCIGLVIGFRTSSDLASAYGVAVTTDMVFTTVLFAVVAHSKWAWSKWIVALMGIGLLTVDLSFWGANLPKIPSGGWFPLVIAGIMFLVMTTWKRGRRILSDRLSEKIISHEEFVEIIQEMNPERVSGTAIFMDSHPEGTPHALLHNLEHNKILHERVFFLTLITREVPRVPKQDRYEVQALGENTYRILAYYGFAEDPDVPKLLKHCEVEGEGFDIENTTFFLGRETMLATKEPGMAIWREKLFARMSRNAQRAASYFNIPSERVVEIGTQIEL